CCTTGAGCCAAATGCAATAGCTCAAGTCAAATAAGCAACAAACGTATAGTTTACCTCTTTTACTATCTCCCTTACTTCAGTTATTTAATACGAATATTATGCTAGAAAAAGCATAGTGAAATGAACACCAATGAGAAGGATAGAACCTAACATTGGAAAGCATGGCAAAGAAATCCTTAAGCCCTCGGACCTGCATCAAGAAATGAAACACAGGCTTTAAATAACTCATATGACTAAGAAAGTTGTTACTATACTAGGATAATGTATTAGATCAAAGAAGGAATAGGTAGTGCAATAGGTGCAACGTTACCTCTTGTGCAGCTTTTgtatcttttatcatattcatGACATTTGGAGCATCCAAAACCTCTCTCAGGCTATGCCTGCAGAAAAATTTTAAAGATAAAGTTACAAAAGTAACTAGCGCTCATTTACAGTAGCGTGAAAACTCATTAGCAACCTTTTTCAACTtctcaaattgaaaaaaattggtGCCATATAAGATGTAAAAGATTTGGACTTTAGTTTCAAATCCTACACTTCGTCTTCACAGGTAAGCATGATGAACCATccaatttaaatgaaaaaattagcAGAATAGACAGCATATCTAGTTGTAAGGGTTTTAAAGTGCAAACTTGGTCCTGTCTTTCAGTCGTCGATCAAATCAGAAAAAAACAGAGTTATAAGGATTTGAAAGTACATATCGAGGCCCCTCTCTATTATTTCTAGGGGAGACTGTGAGTACATTTCAGCACGCATGGCTGCAAATACCTTAATTTTTATAGTGGAACCATAGTAATGCTTGAATTCAATTTTCCATCCAAACATAAATTGCTAGTGATTTCTCAAAGGCAATATCACAGATACCGAGAGTACAGAGAGCGTAAAGAACAAGGAGGTCATACTTGTAGCCAGAGGTAGTGTGCACAAGAATAATGCGGGACTTATTCTCAATGACAGACCTCAGCTGCCTTCTCTCTGCTTCCAACAGTAAGTGCTTATGAAATTGGTCCTATACATGAATAAGAATGATTTACACATATTATCACACATATGATAAGTCACAGGGATAAGTTACATGTGATCAAACTTTACCTTAGTAAATCCTGGACTTGCAATCACAGCACAGCGAACAACGTTGAAATCCACATGCTTAAGAAATGCCTAAAACAAGACGAGTTTGTATGCCATACTTATTGAGTTTTGGAATCAATTTTGAAAATGAAAGATCAAGCAGAACGTCAAGATTGAGTTAAGTTTACCTGTAAGATATTCTCGAAAAACTTACTCAAGGcctgcaaaaaaaaaagggaggaAGCATCCCAACAAGGATTATATCTACATCAACTTAAAAAAGTTTCACTAACATAACCAGACCAGCATTACACATGAATAGAAGGTGGTCATACTTTATCATAACCAGCAACAGCGGGTCCATGCTTTCGCGGTATTGAAGTCTCTATACGAGCACGTGTAATTGTCATGCTGTTGCACACATCAGTTGACCATAAGACTTGGAAAGCAATAATGTATAGAAACTGAAATGACCAATCATCGAAGTTACATCTCATAGAAACAAAAATAAGTGCCTTGCAAAGTCATTAAACTATAGAAGAGTGAAGAGAGGACATAAATTCCAACTAAAAAAAGCAAATCCAATACTATGTGTTATACTGTTAATAATTTCCTCGACAATACATCAGAACCAAAATTACTGATATTACCTTTTACCAACAAGTAAGATATGACATAGACCTTCTTGCATCAGAACAACAGCCAGGTCTGCGCTTGCTTTAGGATCTACAAAAATATGAAGTCACAATAAGCACATTGGAACTCAAGTTACCATACAATGATTACAATCCTACAAAGGGCAGCACGAAATATACACATCAACATCTATTCATACTCTGTTGAATTTTCTTCCCTTGATAACTTTCTTGCATTTTCCAATTTGATACTTTAATCAtgactaatactccctccatcccactttGATAGTCCGCATTgttttttcacacatattaagaaaatataataaatttttattggaaAATGTAATTGTTCTATTTTGCCATTGTTCCACGTATTATCTTCACAAACATAAAATAAGGTTATTTtagtaaaagaaaattttaatacaataaatttagaaagtggaCTATATCTTGGAgcatcccaaaaaggaataggGGGCTATCAAAGTGGGATGGAGGGAAAACTATTTATGGTACAGGTGGTCTGCTATAGAATATTAAATTGGGTGAGTACATTTGTCAAAACAGAGTATTTAGAAGAAAATTATCTACATGTATATGAGTAAGAATCTTAATACAGATTGTGCGGCTCAAAAAGGAGATAAAAATAAGCAAATGTAAAATGGGTATATACCAGATGCTTGGTGAATAACATCCAATGCCAACGAGTCCCAGATGTCCTGAAACAGGTGAGAAGATTTTAATAAGCACAGTACATATTTATGCAGTCTAATTTTTCAGTGAGCCGCAATAAACATAAAGGTTTTGAATGATCATGAAAGGGAATACATTATTTTACAATAGATTACCTTCCTCAATACAAAAGGCCGGTTGAGCTCAATTTCTAGAGTGTGAAATGCTCCTATCTACAATACGACGAGAACAAAGTTCTGTTGGAGCACCAAGGGTACGAAAATTAGGAGTAGAAGGCCCAAGCCACCTACCTTGACATGTTCATTCTCCAAAACATTCTTCCCACGTATGCGTAAGACAGCTCCTTCTTTATCATACTCGACAGTCTGATATTGAAAACATATTCTCACGCAATCTTGTCTAGTAGAAATTTAAAGCAAATGAAGTTTTTCATTACATTCAATTCAACAACCATAAAGAGCATGGATGAATTTCTTCAGTTACCTCAACTTTGATTTCTAGTTTCAGTTTCACTCTTTCGGCATCCCTTCCTCCTGAAGCAGCTTCTCTCATAACCTTTCTGAAATTAACAACATTGTGAGATCGATTTCAAAATTCGACAAGGCTAGACATTCAAAACCATTTACCATGTCAACCCGAATTCATTTTAGAACAGTTCTTGGTGCAGACAAATATTACTTATATCTTTTAACACAAAGAAAATTCTACCTGACTGTGACGGCCATTACATTATCGCCCTCTACAATCAAATTATAAGCAACCCATAGATCATCTGCTTCTTCTGGAATCATCTGTACCAAAACCAGTAATCAAATAAACAACACACTAAGAAACCATTAGGAAAAAATATGAAAACCAAACCCATATTACCCATCcctattaaataatttaaaccaatacacaaaaaataaaatcgatTATGGTCGAATAATCAATTATTTCTCGAAACAGTGAGCAGAAAATTAACCTTCACACTTCCAGGCCCGTTGCGCGTCAGGTCTCTCCGAACGATCTTCATGTTTCTCTCTTTTGCGTGCTTAGTCTTCCCCAAGCTGATGCTGAATGAAGTTTACGCTATACTTGTAAATTGAAACAGTTTGTACAGAAGTAGCAAATTAAAATTGCTCTAGGGTTCCTGATTAACAACATTCCGTGTCTAATCAACGGTGGTCGGCGTCGGTGGAGTTCGATTTGTGCACCATACTTGttttattttaacaagaaaaaagaaaaagaaaaagaaaaagaatactCCATATATTATGTCATAATATTATACTcctatattattaattaaatatctatataaatatctatatatctatatgtctatttaaattatgaaattataaaaatattaggaccaaaaaataattttggtaCATGTATAATATGAATtgtgttaaaaagtaaataaatatgaaagagtggattttgaaaatagccactttgatatagtaaacttaaaaattgtccactaaaataaaaacataaaaaaatggccactgttaccaaaatacccttccacattaaaaattaaaaaaatgtccactttacatcacccctttaaaaaatcccgcaattcacaaccagtgtgaattcacaaccaaaactggttgtgaattgagaattcacaatcagtcgaattcacaatcagaattttttgtttgtgaattcacaactagtcgaattcacagccaaaatttaattcacaaccagtcgaattcacaaccaaaatttaattcacagctagaattttttggttgtgaattcacaaccaaacgaattcacaaccaaaatttaattcacaaccagatttatgttggttgtgaattcacaatcagtcgaattcacaacctgaatttaattcacaattagaatttattttggttgtgaattcaagtagttgtgaatttgagtttttaaagtttgaattcacaattaaaactgtaatttattttgattgtgaatttatagatttgtttgtaaatttaagaatattaagttgtgaattcatcgagctagttgtgaattcaagaacattaaattgtgaattcatcgacttggttgtgaattcttaaatctagttgtgaattcataaatgtattcttaaatctagttgtgaattcataaatgtggtcgtgaattcaagaacattaaattgtgaattcataaatttggttgtgaatttaagaacattaaaaaaattgttgtacaacaccaaaatacaacaactcaatctaccatcaaaatacatcaattcctctaaatcaactatcaaaatataacaaaatattatccgaatcaattcaatctacaatcaaaatacaatcaaaattattcaaaatacaacaattccccaaaatcaaaatacaacaatacATAAAGAAACCTAGCAAGTAACACACACAAAATATATCTATGTAAGAAGTAGGCAGGTTAATTTGGGATCTGCCACGTTTATGATGATAAAGAGCCAGATGGCTTGAAATAAGGAGAAATCATCATCCACCTCACACCTTCCtccttattaaaaaaaaaaaaaaaagaggcagCAAGAATTGAGTTGCAAATAGAAGAAAAATGTCAGGATCGACGGTAGAAACTCACGACAAGATtgacggcggcggcgatggagaTGAAGGCGGTGAAGATAGACGGCGACATC
The genomic region above belongs to Salvia miltiorrhiza cultivar Shanhuang (shh) chromosome 5, IMPLAD_Smil_shh, whole genome shotgun sequence and contains:
- the LOC130985576 gene encoding protein PELOTA 1; translation: MKIVRRDLTRNGPGSVKMIPEEADDLWVAYNLIVEGDNVMAVTVRKVMREAASGGRDAERVKLKLEIKVETVEYDKEGAVLRIRGKNVLENEHVKIGAFHTLEIELNRPFVLRKDIWDSLALDVIHQASDPKASADLAVVLMQEGLCHILLVGKSMTITRARIETSIPRKHGPAVAGYDKALSKFFENILQAFLKHVDFNVVRCAVIASPGFTKDQFHKHLLLEAERRQLRSVIENKSRIILVHTTSGYKHSLREVLDAPNVMNMIKDTKAAQEVRGLKDFFAMLSNDPDRACYGPKHVEVAHERMAVQTLLITDELFRSSDVATRKKYVNLVDSIKASGGTVHIFSSMHVSGEQLTQLTGIAAILRFPLPDLDDIEM